In Levilactobacillus brevis, a single genomic region encodes these proteins:
- a CDS encoding prepilin-type N-terminal cleavage/methylation domain-containing protein, producing MKQRHGFTLVEMTIVLFIISLLVLIILPNLNGQRHRARGIHQHAMETVVQGQVTAYLDDHQTAEHVTYEALEKGQYLTPQQVAQAKREGIKIHDERPES from the coding sequence ATGAAGCAACGACACGGCTTCACCCTCGTTGAAATGACCATTGTGCTCTTCATTATTTCCCTATTGGTCTTGATTATTCTTCCTAACCTAAACGGTCAGCGCCACCGCGCTCGGGGCATCCACCAGCACGCCATGGAGACGGTGGTTCAGGGACAGGTGACGGCCTACTTGGATGATCACCAGACCGCCGAACACGTGACCTATGAGGCGTTAGAGAAGGGACAGTATTTGACGCCACAGCAGGTTGCTCAGGCGAAACGAGAGGGGATCAAAATCCATGACGAACGTCCGGAAAGTTAG
- a CDS encoding acetate kinase has product MGKSLAINAGSSTLKFKLFQMPEEKVIAEGAIDRIGLGNSLVEIKYGDGEKYKTHEDVNDHKEAIQLMLDQLTELKIITDFNEITGIGHRVVAGGEEFKDSAVIDDDVLQKIKDLAEYAPLHNPAAAMGIEAFKKILPNVLSVAVFDTSFHTTMPEVNYMYAIPYEYYEKYGARKYGAHGTSHRYVAHRAAAMLGKPLEDLKLITLHIGAGGSITAIKDGKSYDTSMGFTPLAGIEMATRSGDIDASLVAYLMEKLNIDKPSDMINILNKKSGLVGVSGVSADMRELEAVQDKNHRAKLARDMFINRIVRYVGAYLAELGGADAIVFTAGVGENDIMIRQEVADKLNYFGIAVDPEKNDIRGVERDLSAAGSKIKTLLIPTDEELMIVRDIERLRK; this is encoded by the coding sequence ATGGGAAAATCATTAGCAATTAACGCCGGAAGTTCTACGTTAAAGTTCAAGTTATTCCAAATGCCAGAAGAAAAGGTTATCGCTGAAGGCGCCATTGACCGGATTGGTCTGGGCAACTCTTTAGTCGAAATCAAGTATGGCGATGGCGAAAAGTACAAGACGCATGAAGATGTGAACGATCACAAGGAAGCCATCCAATTAATGTTGGACCAATTGACTGAATTGAAGATCATCACGGACTTCAACGAAATTACGGGGATTGGTCACCGGGTCGTTGCCGGTGGTGAAGAGTTCAAGGACTCCGCCGTGATTGATGACGATGTTTTACAAAAGATCAAGGACTTGGCCGAATATGCACCATTGCACAACCCGGCCGCAGCTATGGGGATCGAAGCCTTCAAGAAGATCTTGCCTAACGTCTTGAGTGTGGCGGTCTTCGATACGTCCTTCCACACGACCATGCCAGAAGTCAACTACATGTATGCGATCCCTTACGAATACTACGAAAAGTATGGGGCCCGGAAGTATGGAGCCCACGGGACTAGTCACCGTTACGTTGCGCATCGGGCCGCTGCCATGTTAGGCAAACCCTTGGAAGACTTGAAGCTGATCACGCTCCATATTGGTGCCGGTGGGTCGATCACCGCTATCAAGGACGGTAAGTCATACGATACGTCTATGGGCTTCACGCCACTGGCCGGGATCGAAATGGCGACCCGTTCTGGGGATATTGATGCGTCCTTAGTAGCTTACTTGATGGAAAAGCTAAACATCGACAAGCCAAGCGACATGATCAACATCTTGAACAAGAAGTCTGGTCTGGTCGGTGTTTCCGGGGTCTCCGCAGATATGCGTGAACTGGAAGCCGTTCAAGACAAGAACCACCGTGCCAAGTTGGCTCGGGACATGTTCATTAACCGGATTGTTCGTTACGTTGGGGCCTACCTGGCTGAATTGGGCGGTGCGGATGCGATTGTCTTCACGGCCGGTGTTGGTGAAAATGACATCATGATCCGTCAAGAAGTTGCCGACAAGTTGAACTACTTCGGCATCGCCGTTGACCCAGAAAAGAACGATATTCGTGGGGTTGAACGCGACTTAAGTGCCGCCGGTTCTAAGATCAAGACGCTCTTGATTCCAACCGACGAAGAGTTAATGATTGTTCGGGATATCGAACGGTTACGTAAATAA
- a CDS encoding metallophosphoesterase family protein yields MQYFTSDTHFFHKDLLGMNDFAPRPFANVEEMNQTIIDNWNARVAPTDTVYHLGDIALYFTRPAVKSDEAVAAVLSQLNGHLELIKGNHDSRALFKYLAAHNPVDHGQEKYTFHDVGALIKYDHRQYYMTHYPMMLGIVKQIINLHGHIHHYAVPVKENINVGVDTPETRYLKEPVPFGTPFSTSEIEEMVAGKAKEFRDKQ; encoded by the coding sequence ATGCAATATTTCACGTCAGATACGCATTTCTTCCATAAAGATTTACTGGGGATGAATGACTTCGCGCCACGGCCATTTGCCAATGTTGAAGAGATGAATCAGACCATCATCGATAACTGGAATGCACGGGTGGCCCCGACGGATACCGTCTATCACCTGGGCGACATTGCCCTGTACTTCACGCGGCCGGCCGTGAAGTCCGATGAGGCTGTGGCCGCTGTGCTCTCACAGTTAAATGGCCATCTGGAACTCATTAAGGGCAATCACGATAGCCGCGCACTCTTCAAGTATTTGGCGGCCCACAATCCGGTGGATCACGGTCAGGAGAAGTATACCTTTCACGACGTTGGCGCGTTGATTAAGTACGACCACCGGCAGTACTACATGACCCACTATCCCATGATGCTGGGTATTGTGAAACAGATTATTAATCTCCACGGGCACATTCACCACTACGCCGTGCCGGTCAAGGAGAATATTAACGTGGGTGTGGACACGCCGGAGACCCGTTATCTCAAGGAGCCGGTTCCGTTCGGTACGCCATTTTCGACCAGTGAAATCGAAGAGATGGTCGCAGGCAAGGCCAAAGAGTTCCGCGATAAGCAGTAG
- a CDS encoding TIGR01457 family HAD-type hydrolase yields MKNYQAYLIDLDGTVYAGSKRYPKAKAFVERIQAAHIPFKFVTNNTTKLPVDVVANLADNHDIHVTTDNVYTAGLATADFLDQRAGKTGKRTVYVVGEIGLNQALAAKGFTVDEDHPEYVVVGLDSDVTYEKFAKAILAIRSGSTFIGTNSDSNIPKARGLMPGAGALVDLVRYATQTDPIFVGKPEPIILQNSLEMMGIAPDQALMVGDNYQTDILAGIRAGVDTLLTYTGVSTPEQVAQQSVQPTYTVPDLAHWDIEVGPID; encoded by the coding sequence ATGAAAAATTATCAGGCCTATTTAATCGACTTGGACGGCACGGTTTATGCGGGTAGCAAGCGTTACCCGAAGGCCAAGGCCTTTGTGGAACGGATTCAGGCGGCCCACATCCCCTTTAAATTTGTCACGAACAATACTACAAAGTTACCCGTGGATGTGGTCGCCAATTTAGCGGACAACCATGACATTCACGTTACCACGGATAACGTCTACACGGCGGGATTGGCGACGGCAGATTTCTTGGATCAGCGGGCGGGCAAGACCGGTAAGCGCACGGTGTACGTTGTGGGCGAGATCGGCTTGAATCAGGCGTTAGCGGCCAAGGGGTTCACGGTTGATGAAGACCATCCAGAATACGTCGTTGTAGGACTTGATAGCGATGTGACCTATGAAAAATTTGCCAAAGCCATTTTGGCGATTCGTAGCGGGTCGACCTTTATTGGCACCAATTCGGATTCCAACATTCCTAAGGCCCGGGGGTTGATGCCGGGAGCCGGGGCACTGGTTGACCTGGTCCGGTACGCGACGCAGACGGACCCGATCTTCGTGGGCAAGCCGGAACCGATTATTTTACAGAATTCCCTAGAAATGATGGGGATTGCGCCGGATCAGGCACTGATGGTTGGCGACAACTATCAGACGGATATCCTGGCTGGGATTCGAGCGGGCGTGGATACGTTGTTGACGTATACCGGCGTTTCGACGCCAGAGCAGGTCGCGCAGCAGTCGGTTCAACCGACGTATACGGTGCCGGACCTCGCCCATTGGGACATCGAGGTGGGGCCGATTGACTAG
- a CDS encoding type II secretion system GspH family protein codes for MTNVRKVSRCGGFTLYETLVVLAIVAGLGTLVGFQAVAQRRAAAERAFWPAWQQLWTAGRQVALARHETVGIFVDRHTGRVTLAQGQPRRVFRQLTPPPGLRWVDGKTAWSISPQGNSAAFTMEWYSTTHRVWWYQTFQLGGALIYVEATKTRRPSRLAPA; via the coding sequence ATGACGAACGTCCGGAAAGTTAGCCGGTGCGGCGGCTTTACGTTGTATGAAACGCTAGTGGTGTTAGCCATTGTTGCCGGTCTGGGGACGTTGGTCGGGTTTCAGGCCGTCGCCCAGCGTCGTGCGGCCGCGGAACGCGCCTTTTGGCCGGCTTGGCAACAGCTATGGACGGCGGGCCGTCAGGTAGCTTTGGCCCGTCACGAGACAGTCGGTATTTTTGTGGACCGCCACACGGGCCGGGTGACTCTCGCACAGGGACAACCACGCCGAGTCTTTCGTCAGTTGACCCCGCCGCCCGGTTTGCGCTGGGTGGATGGTAAGACGGCATGGAGCATCTCGCCACAGGGGAATTCGGCGGCCTTTACCATGGAGTGGTATAGCACGACCCACCGCGTCTGGTGGTATCAGACCTTTCAGTTAGGAGGTGCCCTCATTTATGTGGAAGCAACGAAGACCCGGCGTCCGTCACGGCTGGCTCCTGCCTGA
- a CDS encoding prepilin-type N-terminal cleavage/methylation domain-containing protein, with product MTKRRGFTLVEALMALIIASGMFVLASGVDRQILRPLRHDPIAWYQAVRVLEQPGRYRAVSLDRRQLNLVDLQQGGKQVAVWVDTKHVLRLTNSQHQGYYPLLRHVEAVQWRPTPYPGLVQLRLKQERLPWQTTILDLRGTAF from the coding sequence ATGACGAAGCGGCGAGGCTTTACGCTAGTTGAAGCATTGATGGCCTTGATCATTGCCTCGGGGATGTTTGTGTTAGCGAGTGGGGTTGACCGGCAAATTTTGCGACCGCTTCGCCACGATCCGATTGCGTGGTATCAAGCCGTGCGGGTACTCGAACAGCCCGGCCGCTACCGAGCGGTCAGTCTTGACCGACGGCAACTAAATCTCGTCGACTTACAGCAGGGCGGCAAGCAAGTTGCCGTGTGGGTCGATACGAAACACGTCTTGCGCCTCACCAACTCGCAGCATCAAGGATACTACCCGCTCTTACGGCACGTTGAGGCCGTTCAGTGGCGGCCGACCCCGTATCCCGGCTTGGTACAATTACGACTTAAACAGGAGCGATTGCCTTGGCAGACCACCATTCTCGATTTACGCGGCACGGCTTTTTGA
- a CDS encoding YutD family protein, which yields MTTVDRKDLEALVAEQRESREPAAEVVRVDETHLTINGHPYEVVANERDGFDFTEFSRRFSTILSKFDYIVGDWGFEQLRLKGFYAEDRAGAKQNQIDAVQDYLYESCNFGCAYFILHNLDVKAAPKPRRSRSRRRNGNKSTQQNQTTKSQNQSQNQPKHQNTEKTATAGSKSATGNGGHRRRSRHSRHRNNNTAHPYKEERRTTTQPKQEAGKTVTVATGGQGRRHFTIRQKKEN from the coding sequence ATGACGACGGTGGATCGCAAAGATTTAGAGGCACTGGTTGCCGAACAACGAGAGAGCCGTGAACCGGCGGCGGAGGTCGTTCGGGTGGATGAAACCCACCTGACCATCAACGGTCACCCCTATGAGGTGGTAGCTAACGAGCGCGATGGCTTTGACTTTACCGAGTTTTCCCGCCGATTTAGCACCATTTTAAGTAAATTTGACTACATTGTCGGGGATTGGGGCTTTGAACAACTGCGGTTGAAGGGCTTTTACGCCGAAGACCGTGCTGGGGCCAAGCAGAACCAGATCGATGCGGTGCAGGACTACCTCTATGAATCCTGTAACTTTGGCTGTGCCTACTTTATCCTGCACAACTTGGACGTTAAGGCGGCTCCTAAGCCCCGGCGGAGTCGATCGCGGCGGCGTAACGGCAATAAGTCAACGCAGCAGAATCAGACGACGAAGTCCCAGAACCAATCGCAGAATCAGCCGAAACACCAAAACACTGAAAAGACGGCCACCGCTGGTAGTAAGTCCGCTACGGGTAACGGTGGTCATCGGCGGCGATCACGGCATTCGCGTCACCGCAATAACAATACGGCACATCCATACAAAGAAGAACGCCGGACGACTACGCAACCTAAGCAGGAAGCGGGGAAGACCGTGACCGTGGCAACAGGTGGTCAAGGCCGGCGTCACTTTACGATTCGGCAGAAAAAAGAGAATTAG
- a CDS encoding class I SAM-dependent methyltransferase, whose translation MSQEQTEALFKVLDESTTTLQTALSTSYLDAFIETGDNLLNGQVQVEDGQPDEETAAALTKLYAQVDWQSDDAETVRRAIQLAMLKAIRVDEIQANHQLTPDTIAYIMGYLVTRLEKGKSELTVTDLTVGTGNLLTAVLSQLKAVVEGKIKAYGVDNDDTMLAIAQTSSDLQRLPIELIHQDALEQLLVPASDLIVADLPIGYYPIDDNAANYQTRAAEGHSFVHHLLLEQALNQLKPGGVGVFLVPSQLFQTEEAKGLLKWLAGNAYLQGLLNLPSELFMNVNAQKAILILQKPGAGAKQVEQVMLGEFPSFKEQSAFQKFVAEIVQWEEQNLLTDRS comes from the coding sequence CTGTCACAAGAACAGACTGAAGCGCTCTTCAAGGTTTTGGACGAATCGACCACGACCTTGCAGACGGCGCTAAGCACATCTTACTTGGACGCCTTTATTGAGACCGGAGATAATCTGCTCAATGGACAGGTTCAGGTGGAAGATGGTCAGCCCGACGAGGAGACCGCAGCGGCATTAACCAAGCTGTACGCCCAAGTCGACTGGCAAAGTGACGATGCCGAAACGGTTCGCCGGGCGATTCAATTGGCCATGCTCAAAGCGATTCGTGTGGATGAAATTCAAGCCAATCACCAACTCACGCCGGATACGATTGCCTACATTATGGGTTATCTGGTTACCCGGTTGGAGAAGGGCAAGTCTGAGCTGACCGTGACCGATTTGACGGTCGGCACCGGGAACCTGTTGACTGCGGTGCTCTCGCAACTGAAGGCAGTCGTCGAGGGTAAGATCAAGGCTTATGGGGTGGACAACGATGATACCATGTTGGCCATCGCCCAGACGTCGAGTGATCTCCAACGGTTACCGATTGAACTCATTCACCAGGATGCGTTGGAGCAGTTGTTGGTTCCCGCAAGTGATTTGATCGTTGCGGACCTGCCAATCGGGTATTATCCGATTGATGACAACGCCGCCAATTATCAAACCCGCGCGGCAGAAGGCCACTCATTCGTGCATCACTTGTTGTTGGAGCAAGCGCTCAATCAGCTAAAACCAGGGGGCGTTGGCGTCTTCCTGGTACCTTCTCAACTCTTTCAAACGGAAGAGGCGAAGGGCCTGTTAAAGTGGTTAGCTGGTAACGCTTACCTTCAAGGGTTGTTGAACCTTCCAAGTGAGCTCTTTATGAATGTTAACGCCCAGAAGGCCATTCTGATTCTTCAGAAGCCGGGCGCTGGCGCAAAGCAGGTTGAACAAGTAATGTTGGGCGAGTTCCCATCATTTAAAGAACAATCAGCATTTCAAAAGTTTGTTGCGGAAATCGTCCAATGGGAAGAACAAAACCTGCTGACGGACCGCTCATAA
- a CDS encoding type II secretion system F family protein, with product MTQQHQFCQLLADQLAGGFSLRQALRFSQMAGSGLPRSLAVIEEQLESGQDFVGCLAPYLQANVYFQLQVTATHGDLAMALQRAATLLNLMATQRKRLGQLLLYPLGLLAGMVGLLITLKFGVLPQLQQEIVAHTTTATTIGQLYLKVGGGLLVVAGGYLVWRWWRQQPRLRLVSWTLRWPIIGRILRAYYAYYLTANLSQLLASGLSVKQMITVLRQLPEKALLHQLAGTLARQLQAGKSPLGWLQRQPFIPDQLVILLQKGRTHAQLTRELEAYSQLRYRELVRLTEQGLALVQPVLLAVVALLIVGAYLSLLLPMYANLQGVYQ from the coding sequence TTGACGCAGCAACATCAATTTTGTCAGTTGTTGGCCGACCAGTTGGCGGGGGGCTTTTCACTTCGTCAGGCATTGCGTTTTAGCCAGATGGCCGGTAGCGGACTGCCACGCAGCCTTGCCGTCATTGAAGAGCAGTTGGAGAGTGGCCAGGACTTTGTCGGTTGTCTGGCCCCTTATTTGCAGGCCAACGTCTACTTTCAGCTACAAGTCACCGCCACCCATGGAGATCTAGCTATGGCCTTACAACGCGCCGCGACACTATTGAATCTCATGGCTACCCAACGTAAGCGACTCGGCCAGCTATTACTCTATCCGTTGGGCTTATTGGCGGGGATGGTAGGGCTGTTGATTACGCTAAAATTCGGCGTGCTACCGCAATTACAGCAGGAAATTGTGGCCCATACGACAACAGCAACGACGATTGGTCAACTTTATCTAAAAGTTGGTGGAGGACTGTTGGTCGTGGCCGGGGGCTACTTGGTTTGGCGCTGGTGGCGGCAACAACCGCGGTTAAGGCTCGTTAGCTGGACGTTACGCTGGCCCATCATCGGCCGAATCTTGCGTGCCTATTACGCCTACTACCTGACGGCAAATTTGAGTCAGTTATTGGCCAGTGGCTTGAGCGTCAAGCAAATGATTACCGTGCTTCGGCAACTTCCCGAGAAGGCATTGCTCCACCAGCTAGCCGGGACCTTGGCTCGGCAGCTGCAGGCCGGAAAGTCACCGCTGGGTTGGCTACAACGGCAACCCTTTATTCCTGACCAACTGGTGATCTTACTTCAGAAGGGCCGGACGCACGCGCAGTTAACACGGGAGCTAGAAGCCTATAGTCAGCTTCGTTACCGTGAATTGGTGCGGCTAACCGAGCAAGGCCTAGCGTTAGTCCAGCCCGTTTTGTTAGCGGTGGTGGCATTGTTGATTGTGGGCGCCTATCTCAGTTTGCTTTTACCCATGTACGCCAACTTACAGGGGGTCTATCAATGA
- a CDS encoding aldo/keto reductase, with translation MQQIKIAGRTVPAIGIGTWHMGDRPAQRETEIAAIQAGIAAGARVIDTAEMYGSGRAETLVGEALQPYQRQDLFLISKVLPENASRQRMEASLDASLQRLRTDYLDLYLYHWRGSVPLAETVAELQRLQQTGKIRAWGVSNFDIADLKELWQLPGGDQAAANEDLYHLGSRGLDYAVLPWQREHQLPLIAYSPIAQGDSWGQQLTTNATVKDIAVTHQASVYQVLLAWVIRQPQVLAIPQTSSVAHMEQNLAAGDLKLSPAELAALDRQFPRPTHKERLDII, from the coding sequence ATGCAACAAATTAAAATTGCGGGGCGGACGGTCCCGGCGATCGGAATTGGGACGTGGCACATGGGTGATCGGCCCGCACAGCGCGAGACCGAGATTGCGGCGATCCAAGCCGGGATTGCCGCCGGTGCCCGCGTGATTGATACGGCCGAGATGTATGGTTCTGGCCGAGCGGAAACATTGGTTGGGGAGGCCCTACAACCCTATCAACGTCAGGATCTCTTTTTGATTTCCAAGGTGCTACCGGAGAACGCGTCTCGGCAACGTATGGAGGCGAGTCTGGACGCTAGTCTCCAACGGCTACGGACCGATTACCTCGACCTATACCTCTATCATTGGCGGGGGAGTGTGCCCTTAGCCGAGACGGTGGCCGAACTCCAACGCCTGCAACAGACCGGTAAGATTCGGGCATGGGGTGTATCCAACTTTGATATCGCCGATCTAAAGGAGCTGTGGCAGTTACCCGGTGGTGATCAGGCGGCGGCCAACGAGGACCTCTATCATCTTGGCAGTCGGGGATTGGACTACGCGGTGCTGCCGTGGCAACGGGAGCATCAGTTACCTCTGATTGCCTACTCACCGATTGCTCAGGGGGATTCCTGGGGGCAGCAACTCACGACCAACGCCACGGTCAAGGATATCGCGGTAACCCATCAGGCCAGTGTCTATCAAGTTCTGCTAGCTTGGGTCATTCGGCAACCCCAAGTGCTGGCCATTCCGCAGACGAGTTCGGTGGCCCACATGGAACAGAACTTAGCCGCTGGCGATTTGAAATTATCTCCGGCCGAGCTGGCCGCCCTAGATCGCCAATTTCCACGGCCGACTCACAAGGAACGTCTCGATATTATTTAG
- a CDS encoding amino acid permease has translation MKESQSNNNQEFSRGLQSRHVQLIALGGTIGTGLFLGAGQSIHLAGPSIILAYLVTGIMCFLLMRALGELLLSDLGVHSYIDFIKRYLGENMSFVAGWTYWICWITIAMAEVTAAGQYMQFWFPHLPAWVTALTLLAILLALNSVTVSAFGETEFWFAIIKIVAIVALILAGAYMVAVHFPTPAGHASVTNLASGGFFANGAKGFFLSFQMVLFSFVGIEMVGMTASETANPKKVLPKAINEIPIRIILFYLGSLLALMCIYPWQVVSPTSSPFVQVFKNVGIQSAAAVINFVVLTAAASACNSSLFTTGRMLFSLTYGGEGRFAKHMGTLSRAQVPTRALRFSTVIIAVSVFLNFIIPGHVFAFVSSIATTCFLFIWSAIVVAHIKYKRQQTALERQNGEFKMPFFPLSDYFILAFLGMVAIVLLFRVDTLIALIGSVIWLVGLSLGKRLRDRQTARVMDSDSDK, from the coding sequence ATGAAAGAAAGTCAATCGAATAACAACCAGGAATTTTCGCGGGGATTGCAGAGCCGCCACGTCCAACTGATTGCTCTTGGGGGAACAATCGGGACTGGCCTCTTCTTAGGTGCCGGTCAATCCATTCATCTTGCCGGGCCATCCATTATCTTGGCCTACTTGGTGACCGGAATCATGTGCTTCCTGCTGATGCGTGCGCTCGGGGAACTCTTACTGTCTGACCTCGGCGTCCACTCTTACATTGATTTTATTAAGCGATACTTGGGTGAAAATATGAGCTTCGTGGCCGGCTGGACCTACTGGATCTGCTGGATCACCATCGCCATGGCCGAGGTCACGGCGGCCGGGCAATACATGCAGTTCTGGTTCCCACATTTACCGGCGTGGGTCACGGCCTTGACGCTATTAGCTATCTTATTAGCCTTGAACTCCGTCACGGTCAGCGCCTTTGGCGAAACGGAATTTTGGTTTGCCATCATTAAGATTGTCGCAATTGTGGCGCTGATTCTAGCCGGCGCTTACATGGTGGCCGTTCACTTTCCAACGCCGGCCGGTCATGCCAGCGTGACGAACCTGGCCAGCGGTGGATTCTTCGCCAACGGGGCCAAGGGCTTCTTCCTGTCCTTCCAGATGGTACTCTTTAGTTTCGTCGGGATTGAAATGGTGGGGATGACCGCTTCCGAGACGGCCAATCCCAAGAAGGTCTTGCCTAAGGCGATTAACGAGATTCCTATTCGGATTATTCTCTTCTACCTGGGCTCGTTGTTAGCCTTGATGTGCATCTACCCGTGGCAAGTCGTGTCACCAACCAGCAGTCCTTTCGTTCAGGTCTTCAAGAACGTTGGAATTCAGTCGGCGGCGGCCGTGATTAACTTCGTGGTCTTGACAGCGGCGGCTTCGGCCTGCAACAGTTCGCTGTTTACGACCGGGCGGATGCTCTTTTCCCTGACGTATGGGGGTGAGGGGCGGTTCGCCAAGCACATGGGCACCTTGTCACGGGCTCAGGTGCCGACGCGGGCGTTGCGGTTCTCCACGGTAATTATCGCCGTGTCGGTCTTTCTGAACTTCATCATTCCGGGCCACGTCTTCGCCTTTGTCTCCAGTATCGCCACGACCTGCTTCCTCTTCATCTGGAGTGCCATCGTGGTGGCGCATATCAAGTACAAGCGGCAGCAGACGGCCTTGGAACGCCAGAACGGTGAATTTAAGATGCCATTCTTCCCACTGAGTGACTACTTCATTCTGGCTTTTCTCGGCATGGTCGCCATCGTTTTACTCTTCCGGGTGGACACACTGATCGCGTTAATTGGGTCGGTCATTTGGCTAGTTGGCCTGAGTCTGGGTAAGCGACTCCGCGATCGTCAGACGGCGCGGGTGATGGATTCGGATTCAGATAAATAG
- a CDS encoding 5'-nucleotidase C-terminal domain-containing protein, which yields MEQLTILHTNDLHSHFENWPRIRRYLAAAKASAQAAGHTVYTFDLGDNMDRVHPVTEATNGQKNVELMNQIGYDAVTIGNNEGLSYMRAQLDHLYDYANFPVVLGNLLTADTHEQPKWAVDHRMLTTKAGTRVLVLGLTAPYQLTYPLAGWLPIGVDQALKSLLKTYAEDFDVCVLLSHLGVDVDRQIAKRYPQVNVIIGSHTHHLFVNGEQDNHSLLAAAGKFGRYVGKIEVSVDGQHHVKAATASVVETATLPEEPGDAAEIQGLHDLGTDILSEQRVADLPVSMEADLTGQPRLVREGLHAIAEYAGTQAAILNAGLFLEDLPRGVVNQNQLHEILPHNMHVMTVTLRGYDLWRLIQEFELARLFLRHFHQKGMGFRGKIFGEINYLGIAYDQRTHAVTWRGEPLSPNRQYKIAVLDHYLFIPFFPTISIVGKNHILYQDLLREVFAQYLGEHYPLNQD from the coding sequence ATGGAACAGTTGACCATTCTGCATACCAATGACCTGCATTCACACTTTGAGAATTGGCCGCGTATTCGGCGGTATCTGGCCGCCGCTAAGGCAAGTGCCCAGGCTGCCGGACATACCGTGTATACCTTTGATCTCGGGGACAACATGGATCGTGTCCACCCAGTGACGGAGGCCACGAACGGTCAGAAAAACGTGGAATTGATGAATCAGATTGGCTATGACGCGGTGACCATTGGGAATAACGAGGGCCTGAGTTACATGCGGGCCCAGTTGGATCACCTCTACGACTACGCCAATTTCCCGGTGGTGTTGGGGAACCTGTTAACGGCAGATACCCATGAGCAGCCGAAATGGGCGGTCGATCACCGGATGCTCACGACTAAGGCTGGCACCCGCGTTCTGGTCTTAGGGTTGACGGCCCCGTACCAGCTCACGTATCCGTTGGCGGGATGGTTGCCCATCGGTGTCGATCAGGCGTTGAAGAGCTTATTGAAGACTTATGCTGAAGACTTCGATGTCTGTGTGCTGCTTTCCCATCTAGGGGTGGACGTCGACCGGCAGATTGCCAAGCGCTATCCACAAGTCAACGTGATTATTGGGAGCCACACGCACCATTTGTTTGTTAACGGGGAACAGGATAATCACAGCCTGCTAGCCGCCGCTGGTAAATTCGGGCGGTACGTGGGTAAAATTGAGGTTAGTGTGGACGGACAACACCACGTAAAGGCCGCTACGGCTAGTGTCGTGGAGACGGCCACGCTACCCGAAGAACCCGGGGATGCCGCTGAAATTCAGGGGCTTCACGACCTGGGGACGGATATTTTGTCCGAACAGCGCGTGGCTGATTTACCCGTGTCCATGGAGGCCGATCTGACCGGCCAACCAAGGCTGGTCCGTGAGGGGCTTCACGCCATCGCGGAGTATGCCGGTACCCAGGCGGCAATTTTAAACGCTGGGCTATTCTTGGAGGACTTACCCCGTGGGGTGGTCAATCAGAATCAGCTTCATGAAATCTTGCCGCACAACATGCACGTGATGACGGTGACGTTGCGTGGCTATGATTTGTGGCGACTCATTCAAGAATTCGAATTGGCGCGATTGTTTCTGCGACATTTCCATCAAAAGGGTATGGGCTTTCGCGGCAAAATCTTCGGTGAGATCAATTACCTGGGGATTGCCTACGACCAGCGGACCCACGCGGTCACGTGGCGGGGCGAGCCGCTCTCACCCAATCGGCAGTATAAGATTGCGGTGCTGGACCATTACCTGTTTATTCCGTTCTTCCCGACGATTTCGATCGTGGGCAAGAACCACATTTTATATCAGGACCTATTACGGGAGGTGTTCGCCCAATATCTCGGTGAACATTATCCCTTAAACCAAGACTAG